The following proteins come from a genomic window of Deltaproteobacteria bacterium:
- a CDS encoding AraC family transcriptional regulator, whose translation MAGFSTALVPALLKMLGARGHPVDRVIRELELPSNVTTSPDVEFTPAQVRRLGELAERGLEDPFVGVHAAEQVARGTYGLAEFITRSSANLREALEGFARYSRLLNDHLFVRLEARGDDIACEQRLVGLGGDPGRHQGEFMTAVQVAIGRQILQRPWAPKAVWFTHAPLADTRELERYFGTANLEFGKSSFGLLADRDALAWPVHSADPQLRKVLSGQAEKELVDAPAPDDLAAQVRSAIRAELCSGPPRVGTVAQRLHLSARTLQRRLTDEGLSFQALADEVRSSGAKELIAQPQLPLAEVAFRLGYNNFGAFIRAFKGWTGQTPGEFRAAQRR comes from the coding sequence ATGGCCGGCTTCTCCACCGCGCTGGTCCCCGCGCTCTTGAAGATGCTGGGCGCGCGCGGGCACCCGGTCGATCGCGTCATCCGCGAGCTGGAGTTGCCGTCGAACGTCACCACCAGCCCCGACGTGGAGTTCACGCCCGCGCAGGTGCGCCGCCTGGGCGAGCTGGCGGAGCGCGGGCTCGAGGATCCCTTCGTGGGTGTGCACGCCGCGGAGCAGGTGGCGCGCGGCACGTACGGGCTGGCGGAGTTCATCACCCGCAGCTCCGCCAACCTGCGCGAGGCGCTCGAGGGCTTTGCCCGCTACTCGCGGCTGCTCAACGATCACCTCTTCGTGCGGCTCGAGGCGCGCGGCGACGACATCGCCTGCGAGCAGCGCCTGGTGGGTCTGGGCGGTGATCCGGGTCGGCACCAGGGCGAGTTCATGACCGCGGTGCAGGTGGCCATCGGCAGGCAGATCTTGCAGCGGCCCTGGGCGCCGAAGGCGGTGTGGTTCACGCACGCGCCGCTCGCGGACACGCGAGAGCTCGAGCGCTACTTTGGAACCGCGAACCTCGAGTTCGGCAAGAGCAGCTTCGGTCTGCTCGCCGATCGCGACGCGCTCGCCTGGCCCGTGCACAGCGCGGATCCGCAGCTGCGCAAGGTGCTCTCGGGCCAGGCGGAGAAGGAGCTGGTCGACGCCCCCGCGCCCGACGATCTCGCGGCGCAAGTTCGGAGCGCGATCCGCGCCGAGCTGTGCAGCGGCCCGCCGCGCGTGGGAACCGTGGCGCAGCGGCTGCACCTCTCGGCGCGCACGCTGCAGCGACGGCTGACCGATGAAGGGCTCTCGTTCCAGGCGCTCGCCGACGAGGTGCGGTCGTCGGGGGCCAAGGAGCTCATCGCGCAGCCGCAGCTCCCGCTGGCCGAGGTGGCGTTCCGGCTCGGGTACAACAACTTCGGCGCCTTCATCCGCGCGTTCAAGGGTTGGACCGGCCAGACGCCGGGTGAGTTCCGCGCGGCGCAGCGGCGTTGA